In one window of Kiritimatiellia bacterium DNA:
- a CDS encoding right-handed parallel beta-helix repeat-containing protein, which translates to MKRTTAVWLALGWGIASRALGAPGYGEPLAVTTGVIYRVGTATALQNAVAAVNAAGVPATILVSNGTYVLTDWALPMTCNRVIVRGLSGDRDAVVIRGPDEGTSASLEHVFWVVASHVTIADLTFGWCLYHGIQAHGQPPYNVSGLWVHNCRIVNCNEQFIKGTSAPDDPEGVTDSLVENCLFEFTSGWAYQFYTGGIDAHKVANWTVRDNLFRNIRAPDGNAEHAIHFWNRNTTRPQNVIVERNIIINCDRGIGFGLGSWLQGHDGGTSVIRNNFVYNDGAGPNTDVGIGLESATSVKVDNNTVVVPYWAPIEYRFAASSNLVFRNNLVDGSITARDGAPAPARSNNLESVQSWWFRNLANGDLHLKPGVTSVLDKGCTVAAFADDADGDARPDGAAWDIGADEYAPWSTDSNGDGVPDGWYLQYGLNPTSLTVAAGNADGDVHNNGEEWIALTDPTNGASFFRVEGIGQVSPFTVTVPCSTARVYSLEGCGRLDTGSWMAVEGQTHVPGHASGTTTLTDTNAAAFRVYRVGVAVP; encoded by the coding sequence ATGAAGCGAACGACGGCAGTGTGGCTGGCGCTCGGATGGGGCATCGCCTCGCGCGCGCTCGGGGCGCCGGGCTACGGCGAGCCGCTCGCCGTCACGACGGGCGTGATCTACCGCGTGGGCACGGCGACGGCGCTCCAGAATGCCGTGGCCGCGGTCAACGCCGCCGGCGTCCCCGCGACGATCCTGGTCTCGAACGGGACCTACGTGCTGACCGACTGGGCGTTGCCCATGACCTGCAACCGGGTGATCGTCCGGGGCTTGAGCGGCGATCGCGATGCCGTCGTGATCCGCGGGCCGGACGAGGGGACGTCCGCCTCGCTGGAGCACGTCTTCTGGGTGGTCGCCTCGCACGTCACGATCGCGGACCTGACGTTCGGCTGGTGCCTCTACCACGGGATCCAGGCGCACGGGCAGCCGCCCTATAACGTGTCCGGCCTCTGGGTCCACAACTGCCGGATCGTCAACTGCAACGAACAGTTCATCAAGGGGACCTCGGCGCCCGACGATCCGGAGGGCGTGACGGACAGCCTGGTCGAGAACTGCCTCTTCGAATTCACCAGCGGCTGGGCCTACCAGTTCTACACGGGCGGGATAGACGCCCACAAGGTCGCGAACTGGACCGTGCGCGACAACCTGTTCCGGAACATCCGCGCGCCGGACGGCAACGCCGAGCACGCGATCCATTTCTGGAACCGCAACACCACGCGCCCGCAGAACGTGATCGTCGAGCGAAACATCATCATCAACTGCGACCGAGGCATCGGGTTCGGGCTCGGTTCGTGGCTGCAAGGCCACGACGGCGGGACCAGCGTGATCCGGAACAACTTCGTCTATAACGACGGGGCCGGGCCGAACACGGATGTCGGCATCGGGCTGGAGTCGGCGACGAGTGTCAAGGTGGACAACAACACGGTGGTCGTGCCGTACTGGGCGCCGATCGAGTACCGGTTCGCCGCGAGTTCGAATCTGGTCTTCCGCAACAACTTGGTGGACGGCAGTATCACCGCGCGCGACGGCGCCCCGGCGCCCGCGCGGTCGAACAACCTAGAGAGCGTGCAATCGTGGTGGTTCCGGAACCTGGCCAACGGCGACTTGCACCTCAAACCCGGTGTGACCAGCGTTCTGGACAAGGGCTGCACGGTGGCGGCGTTTGCGGACGACGCGGACGGCGACGCGCGGCCCGACGGCGCGGCGTGGGACATCGGCGCGGACGAGTACGCGCCGTGGAGCACGGATTCCAACGGGGACGGCGTGCCGGACGGGTGGTACCTGCAGTACGGGTTGAACCCGACCAGCCTGACCGTTGCGGCGGGCAACGCGGATGGAGACGTCCACAACAACGGCGAAGAATGGATCGCGCTGACCGATCCGACCAACGGCGCGTCGTTTTTCCGCGTCGAGGGAATCGGTCAGGTGAGCCCATTTACCGTCACGGTGCCGTGCTCCACGGCGCGGGTGTATTCGCTGGAGGGATGCGGGAGGCTGGATACCGGATCCTGGATGGCGGTTGAGGGACAGACCCATGTCCCCGGCCACGCGAGCGGGACCACGACGCTGACGGACACCAACGCAGCCGCTTTCCGGGTCTACCGGGTGGGCGTCGCGGTGCCGTGA
- a CDS encoding endonuclease/exonuclease/phosphatase family protein, producing the protein MIRIHRWFWLAMLVAAATARGGDLTFTVMAANLSGDDTLYRRPAGRIFRGLKPDIVVLQEWNVLDGDYRKFVGRHFGRGFSFCVQRSRRKGMPNGIVSRWPITARGLWKDPVVDDRGFVWATIDLPGPRDLHAVSVHFKHGGNSKEKQKRRGEAELLVDYIRRAGWPADDYLVIAGDLNSINLKEPLFTVLSSVVGNARQPADQSGAIGTSVSRKKCYDHVLANPALEACQVPVEIEGLVFSNGMVFDSRRWTPPPPPILPDDSVQAGMQHLAVMKAFRIPVPDAAEPLP; encoded by the coding sequence ATGATTCGAATCCATCGCTGGTTCTGGCTCGCGATGCTGGTGGCCGCCGCGACCGCGCGCGGGGGCGACCTGACGTTCACGGTGATGGCGGCCAACTTATCCGGCGACGACACCCTGTACCGACGGCCGGCCGGGCGGATCTTCCGGGGTCTCAAGCCGGACATCGTGGTTCTCCAGGAATGGAATGTCCTGGACGGCGACTACAGGAAGTTCGTGGGCCGGCATTTCGGGCGCGGGTTTTCGTTCTGCGTCCAGCGGTCGCGGCGCAAGGGAATGCCCAACGGCATCGTCAGCCGCTGGCCGATCACCGCGCGGGGGCTGTGGAAGGATCCCGTGGTCGACGACCGCGGCTTCGTGTGGGCGACGATCGACCTGCCGGGCCCGCGCGATCTGCACGCGGTCAGCGTGCATTTCAAGCACGGCGGGAACTCGAAGGAGAAGCAGAAGCGCCGGGGCGAGGCCGAGTTGCTGGTGGACTATATTCGCCGGGCCGGCTGGCCGGCGGACGATTATCTCGTCATCGCGGGCGACCTGAACTCGATCAACCTGAAGGAGCCGCTTTTTACGGTGTTGTCTTCCGTGGTCGGCAACGCCCGGCAACCGGCGGACCAGTCGGGCGCCATAGGGACCAGTGTTTCCAGAAAGAAGTGCTACGACCACGTCCTCGCGAATCCCGCGCTCGAGGCCTGCCAGGTTCCGGTCGAGATAGAGGGCCTCGTCTTTTCCAACGGCATGGTCTTCGACAGCCGGCGCTGGACGCCGCCCCCGCCGCCGATACTCCCGGACGATTCCGTGCAGGCCGGCATGCAGCACCTGGCGGTCATGAAGGCGTTCCGGATCCCCGTGCCCGACGCGGCGGAGCCCCTGCCGTGA